The following DNA comes from Opisthocomus hoazin isolate bOpiHoa1 chromosome 13, bOpiHoa1.hap1, whole genome shotgun sequence.
TCGGGGTCCGGGTTAGGAGTATGCTCCGTACCTGCCTGAAGTCCCCAAAGTACAAGTTGCCTTCTGTGAAGTTTTTTCCCAGTGAAACGTTCAAGGTGACTTCTGCATTGTCATAGTGAGAGCTCAAATCCAGATCTTCGTGCAGCGCGTACTTGACAACAAATGCTTTATGGCTGTCCAGACAAGCACCCCCCAAGTCGGGGTAAAGCAGTGCCGTTATGGGCCGCAGGTATTTTTCACGCAGGGGGGTGAGGAATGTTTCATCCATCCCCAGCTCATTTAGTAAAACCTGTCTCAAAGAGAGGAGATGGGAACAGCTGACCAACTACATCTGCTGCTTcatcagagctgctgcagagctccctTGTTGTCTTCCAACCCTGCTGCTTGCTCGGATAAAGAACTGAAGAGCAAATGCTCCAGCTACAGGCAAAGGAAGGAGGCTCAAGGTGGAAAGTGATGGGGAAAAGACAGAGCAAGATCAAAAGTTCAGTGTTCTTTTGAAAACTAGCTCCTGATTTAAATATGTATTGCTTAAGTACAAGGTGCTCTCTGCTCCGAGACCCTAACTCCCACCCCCCTTCCTTGCACCCCCCCATCCTTTTGTCTGTGCAACACACATTCCCTCAGCCCTTTCACTTCAAGGGGGCTGTACTCAACCTGCGCTGTGCTCAAATTACGGACGCTTTTGGAAGGGAAGGAAGTGCGAAGCGAGGAGGTAAAGAGAGTCTGCTTGTCAACACAAGAGAGTCCTACCCCGTAGTTGTTCATAGTGTTGGGTCTGCCTTTAGGCATGTCCGACTGCTCAAAGTTCTCCAGCTCGTCGACTAACGCTTGGCAGAACTCCTCTGTGAACACTGGGAGTCGATAGATCCTCTTATCTGTCAAGAGAAGGGGGACACTGTTTGCTGGGGAAAATAACAGGTGAGAGTGGTCGCCTGGCTGTCGTGCTGTCTGGCTACGCTGTGCCGGTGTCAGTGAGAACGCAGGACCCACGTGCTTCGCTTCGTGCTCAGGCTGCTCAAAGGGCTGGAACCATTCCCTGGGATCGGCTCTGGGATGTTTCTCACGTTGGCCCCTCGTTTCCAGCCTTCCCCATCCAGTCGGGAGATCTGGCACCGACTTAAGTGCCTGCTGAATGTGCCAGGGGAAGGTTCTGAGAGGGTCGGGAGGGAGGGCGGTGAAGGAACAGCTCAGCACAGGCAGTCGGAATACAGCCTCTTGGAAGGAGGAGACCCAAGGTCGTTCAGGGGATGGGGCCAGGGGAGACCAGGGGGAGACCAGGCCTTCTGATCCGCCTTTCTGGGTCGAGCCCCAGAGCTCTGTGTTAGGGGAGCTCAGTATTGAGGATACAGGGGCCGAGATACAGACAGCACGGAAAGGCTGCGCATCTGGAAATCGTGCCTTGGACAAATCCCAGAGCCCTGCACATACACAACGTTTGTGTCTTTCTTTTTGCCTTGACTAAAGGAGGCAACGGTACAGCTTCCCCTCTACATTTTGTCAGCATTTCTGGTAGGGAGAGAGCCCAAAAACCCAGacctctttttaattaaaaagaccgAAATCCAGACTGAAACTATTTCAGCTCGGACTCGCCAACAGGGAATGTCTGAAATAGTAAAGCATGTGGGGAGGGAAAAACAAGCTCCCCAGGCTAACAGTGTTCCTTCAGCAGGCTCCCCGTGGGGTTGTGGTACAACCAaaaccccagccctgccgcagccggaGCCTCTGATGAGACATCAGCAGACggcctggaaaagcagaaaacaggatCTCATCCAGAGCGTAACTGCTGCACAATACTGCCTCTCCAGAGACGCTCGTCAAGCAGCAAATAACATCCTGTTAGTCTCAGCTGTGTATCAAATCGGAGCTATTAAAGACAGGGCTTGAAAACAGCTGTCATCGCTGAAGCCGCAGTGTCACACGGGGAGATCTTTGCGGCTGATGCACTGTTTTGGTTACCTGAGAAGGACTCGATGTAGCCCAGGAGGCCATGGAGATGAGCGTCCGGCGATGTGCAGTATCTCACGATTTCTAGAAAATCTGGGGCCAGGAATGAATCCTGGCGTCAAGGGAAGGAgcataaaaatacacagaaacacaATTAGCCTGCGCAGGCTTTTACAGCCCAAGAGGGAAATGGACTTCCAGGCAGGCACAGGAAAACATGCAGAGTCTAGGGAGCAAGGCTGACAGTCACACTTGGGTTACTTCTGTGGCAGGAAATGCAGAATGTTCCTGGTGATTTTCGTGGTGGTTTGGGTTAAGTTGCTGCTTGCTTCATGGGTTTCTAAGTATAACTGGCCAGATTTATCCTTAGCATGAcaggaaagagcctggctcgCATTATGGGCTCCTAACAGGTAAGTGCAAAGCCTTTCCTAGCAGATTTAGCATCTTGTGGCCTCAGCACAACAGAGTGATTACGCTCTGTTGTCAGCACCTCCCCACACAGATCACgacagggagcagcagggcagacgACAGCAGATCTTGTTACCGAAGGGCCAGGGAGCAGTAAACCTGTGTGAACTCGTCTGCGTGTCACTGCTGATCTGCGGTAACTGCCCGGCTGGGAAGCCTCGGGTCTGGCAAACACAAGGAAATTCAAAGCGGAGCAGCCCCCGACAAAGAGGGCTGCCCCGCGTTTGCGGTGGGGGTGTACAGGCCAGCAGCCTGCTGCCCCCCTTCAGAGGAGTCACCAGTAACTTGGCTGCGCGTGACGCCTGCGAAGGGTGATTTCTGGGGCTGCTCGTTAGACCTCGCCGACCCGGTTTGCTGCAGTGATGCTTTGGGTCTAAATTACTAATGGCATCCCTAGTCCAGTACCCAGTGCTGGGGCAGCTTCAGTACAGAATGACCCTTCTCTGGCTGTAAGCCAGGCGGAGTCTTGCCTGGAGAACATCCTACACTGTGAAcgtttttaattccattttgacATGCTACGCTTTGGTTTTAATTCAGTCCAGCCCTAGCACTGCGGGCAATCCCGAGAAGAGGGCTTCCTACCGCAAAAATAAACTGTCAGGCAGTTCCTTGGGTGGGAAATAGATGGCAAACATGCTGCCTACCTGCAGAATGTACACTTCTGGGTGTTTTCGTTTGTAGCACTTTGAGATGATGGCTTTGCGTTCTGCTGACTGATGAATtaactgttttcttctctgcactTCTGCCTCAATCTACAAGCAAACATTAGAACATATTGTTAGCAAATCAAAAGGGATAACTGAAACAATTCCAGGAATTTGCTCATTGTTTTAAACCAGTTATTTTTGttccgggcacctctggcagacCGAGTGTGtgcctttgcttttctgtagTCAAGATGGGGCCAACAAAGATTTGAAAAGCCAAATGCCTAAGAGGGAGTCGAGACACGTTCTCAGTACAGATGGCTCAAAAAATAACTGAAGTCTTTCCATGGATGTGTCAAGCGGAGCTGCGAGGTTTCAGCCCTTTCAGGCATTCTGACGCCTCATGAATCGCCGGCCTACGCTTTAAGAGTCTGGCTTATGTTCTGACAATATAAGCGTTGTCTAAAATAAAGACATTTGCTGGGAGGGAGACAGGACTTGTCATGAAGGGATTACTGCTAAGTGTTGTGGGGACAGGCTAATCTGTCATTTCAGAGGAAACAGCTGCACTAGCAGTTGATTTGGGCAGCTCTTCCTATTTAATAACCCCCCAGGAGATTCGTTTGTAACATTCCTCAGCAAAAAAGGAAGGAGGGTGTGCGGTACCCCCTGCTCCCGACCCCTGGTAACGCGGTGAGCGTAACTGACGCCGTTTTGTAAGGCAAGCAGCCATTCTCTGTGACCGAGCGGGTCACGTACGCATCCCCTGAAGGTCCTGGGAACCAAGCAGACGAACCAAACacatttcttcttcccctccctgccagccTGAAGACTCCTGGGTGCCAGGCTGACGGCCTTGAGGGTCCCAGGCACCCGGCCAGCCCAGCGCTGTTGATGACCCCGTCGCAGCACAGGGAAGCGTAGCAGCACCCAGAGCACCGGCCATAAAATCAAGTGAGTCCTAAGTGGGGAACTTCGACCTGAACCGCTGTGGGACAGCGAGGGCTGCGACACGCCGGTGGCCAGGGACGCCTCCACCGTCACTTGCTTTCCCCAAGGACTGAGTGAGTATCTCGTATTATTTTATATGACTGTTGAGATTAGGGTGGTTATATTGGTACAGCAAACCACGCGGTAAGATCTGACCCGATCTGCAGAGGGTCCACGTGATTATAAGTTAGAAGTTAAATTAGGACCCAGGAGGTTAGAAATTATAAGTTAAGGTAGGATCTAGGGGGTTGGAAATTATAAGTTAAGGTAGGATCTAGGGGGTTGGAAATTATAAGTTAAGGTAGGATCTAGGGGGTTAGAAATTATAAATTAAGGTAGGATCTAGGGGGTTGGAAATTATAAGGCAGGATCTAGGGCGTTGGAAATTATAAGGCAGGATCTAGGGCGTTGGAAATTATAAGTTAAGGTAGGACCTAGGGGGTCAGAAATTATAAATTAAGGTAGGACCTAGGGGGTTGGAAATTATAGATTATGTTACGATCTAGGGGGTTGGAAATTATAGATGATGTTAGGACCTAGGGAGTTGGGAATTATAAGTTAAGGTAGGATCTAGGGGTTGGGAATTATAAGTTAAGGTAGGATCTAGGGGTTGGGAATTGTAAGTTAAGTCAGGATCTGGGGGGTTGGAAATTATAAATTAAGAAGGATCTAGCGGTTGGAAATTATAGATTAAGGTAGGATCTGGCAATCCTAAACTCAGTTGCATTACAGATTCTGTACTGTGCTGCTTATCGTGCCGCACGCATCCTGCGCGTGCAGACCCCGCGCCGCCccggtccccagccctgtccagcaccaccaccacccccctgcTCCGAACACGGACCTTCCATCGTCGCCGTGACCGGGCGAGGGGTCCCCAGAGGAGCCCGGCCGGACCCCGGCGGTGCCGGGGGGAGTCGGGCGGTGGCCGTGCCCGgcaggacccccccgggaccccacctcAGGGCGCTCTGCACCGgtaacacccccccaccccgaggccCTCGGTGCCcccgggggagcggagcggagcccccggcccggcctcaCCTCCCGCACCGCGGCTCCGAACTCCTCCtcgctccggcagccccgctcccgcagcgccTGCAACGAACCCCACCCGGCCCGTCACGCACCGCTCGCTCGCCGGGCCGGCCGGGTAGGGGGGCGGGGTGAGGGGTGCCCGCCGTTACCCGCCCGTGGTCGCGGCGGAGCTGCCGCTCGTCCCGGTACCGCACGTGCAGCCCGTAGCGTCCCACGAAGACGTTGTCCGAGAAGAAGCAGGCGCAGGCCAGGAACGGGCGGCCCGCGGACATGTTTCCCGCCGGCGGACGACAAGGAGAGGGGCCTGGGCGCGGGTCCGGCCGCCAAAGGGCTCCGCCGAgccgcggggggtggggggggcgccgCTTCCGGTCGAGCCGGCGGCGAGCCAGGGCGCGTCGGCAAATTCCGAACGGGGACAGGAGCGAAGGGAGAGGCGGAACCCGGCGGCAGCGGGAGGGCGCTGAGGAGCGGCGCCGGTGCGGCGAGCGCCGCCGAGGGGGACTTGCAGAcgggccgccggccccgccatgGACTCGGCGCTGCAGGTGGccgaggaggaggtggtggcggCCGAGCCGGGCGGCCCCAGCAGCAAGTTCGAGGACATCTACCGGCTGCTGGCCGAGGGCTGCTTCCCGCCCAGCTTCTGCTCCATCAAGAGGAAGAACCTCAAGCGCTACGCCCAGAAGTTCGTCGTCGACGGTGGGgacccgggtggagccgccggaCGGCCCCCAGGCCGCGGCCTCCCCCTCTGgagagcgggcggggggggcggcctgggggggctgcggggcctgcGAGCGGCTGGCGGGAAGGCAGGGGCCTGCCGGGCCTGGGGACGGGCGGGGGGGCACCGGCACTCGCTGCCTCCCggtgttcgggggggggggggggcaatctGGGGCGGCACCGGTGCCCAGTGGCGTGGTCCTCGGTGGGGACCAAGGCGGCTGTGTCGTAGCGGAGGattttagaatcgtagaatcattgaatcattaaggttggagaagacttCTGAGGTCACCAAGTCGAGTTTTGCTCAGCTTTGGGAGCAGAAAAGAGGTTCCTGGGCTTATCTGGGGATGTATGAATCCTAGAATTgaccattaaggttggagaagacctctgaggtcaTCAAGTCCAGTTTTGCTCAGCTCTGGGAGCAAAAAAGAGGTTCCTGGGCTTATCTGGGGATGTATGAATCCTAGAATTgaccattaaggttggagaagacctctgaggtcaTCAAGTCCAGTTTTGCTCAGCTCTGGGAGCAAAAAAGAGTTCCTGGGCTTATCTGGGGATGTATGAATCCTAGAATcaaccattaaggttggagaagacctctgaggtcaccaagtccaGTTTTGCTCAGCTCTGGGGGCAGAAAAGAGGTTCCCGGGCTTATGTGGGCAttttagaatcctagaatcaaccattaaggttggagaagacctctgaggtcaccaagtccaGATTTCCTCATCTCTGGGGGCAGAAAAGAGGTTCCTGGGCTTATCTGGGGATTTTAGAGTCCTAGAATCgaccattaaggttggagaagacctctgaggtcaccaagtccaGTTTTGCTCAGCTCTGGGGGTAGAAAAGAGGACCCTGGGCTCATCGGGGGCGTGATTCCCATTTAACTGCTTCTCCAGAGCCGTTGCAGAAGCTCCCATGGCAACAGCCCCGCTTCGTGGCATCTTCCCCGCTGTAGAAAATGGCCCTTTCGCTGGGACTGAGCAGCTGGAGTGGCCGCGAGAGCGCGTTGTTTTAGATAAACCTCTTGCATCTGCAGGCGGCTGCCTCTACTACGTGGGACCCAAGAAGGAGGAGAAGCGGGAGGTGATTGTGGATCCCGAACGGAGGCGTCAGGTCTTCCTGGAAAGCCACTTCACCGAAATCGGGAACCATCTGGGCCAGAAAAAGACCGTGCACCGGATTCAGAGCCGGTACTACTGGCTGGGGATTGTGAAGGATGTCGTGGACTGGGTAAGTTGAGAGCGCTGGCCGCGTCGGTGATGCCGGTATTTCCCAGGACGTTCAGGCAGCGGTCCCGGGTCAGCAGCTAGAAGAGCCCCGGTGCAGGGACGATGTCGTTTCTAGTGCCTGTTGCTTTGAAGCCGTGCACTAAGTAACTCTGCAGGTGAAACTGTTGGAACGTCCCGAGGCAGCTGGATAGATTGGATGTCTTTCCC
Coding sequences within:
- the OGFOD2 gene encoding 2-oxoglutarate and iron-dependent oxygenase domain-containing protein 2, whose product is MSAGRPFLACACFFSDNVFVGRYGLHVRYRDERQLRRDHGRALRERGCRSEEEFGAAVREIEAEVQRRKQLIHQSAERKAIISKCYKRKHPEVYILQDSFLAPDFLEIVRYCTSPDAHLHGLLGYIESFSDKRIYRLPVFTEEFCQALVDELENFEQSDMPKGRPNTMNNYGVLLNELGMDETFLTPLREKYLRPITALLYPDLGGACLDSHKAFVVKYALHEDLDLSSHYDNAEVTLNVSLGKNFTEGNLYFGDFRQDPAPVPKYIEIEHVGARGLLHRGGQIHGALPIASGERWNLIIWMRSSAIRNQLCPMCNKKPELVEAEGFGDGFTETPEDDEPETVNLCSLW